One Triticum dicoccoides isolate Atlit2015 ecotype Zavitan chromosome 4B, WEW_v2.0, whole genome shotgun sequence genomic window carries:
- the LOC119295362 gene encoding pyruvate kinase 1, cytosolic-like, with product MQGGNHMLLEEPVRLASVLAPAKPKVFPSLTKIVGTLGPNSHSVEVIEECLTAGMSVARFDFSWKDATYHQETLDNLRKAAQNVKKLCPIMLDTVGPEIQVHNSTGGAIELIGGNHVTITPDLSKAPSADILPIKFGDLAKVVKKGDTLFIGQYLFTGSETTSLWLEVTETSGAEVICYVKNTATLSGPIFTLHVSQVHISMPTLSEYDKQVISTWGLQNSVDIISLSHTRSSEDVRELRAFLKSHDLQDTQIYAKVENAEGLEHFDEILQEADGIIISRGDLGIDLPPERVFMSQKTGIHKCNMAGKPVIITRVVDSMIDNLRPTRAEATDVANAVLDGTDGILLGAETLRGQYPVDAVRTVGRICAEAETVYNQSLHFKKVVRHVGEPMVHEESVASSAVRSAMKVKAAAIVVFTFSGRAARLIAKYRAPMPVLAVVFPREGSDPSKWRSYGTTQARQCFSVRGVYPLMGSTDEAETGGLTKEEYGIKLALNYGRSVGIIKPYDRVIIFEKIGDSSVVKIIECDDSER from the exons ATGCAGGGCGGCAACCACATGCTCCTCGAGGAGCCCGtccgcctcgcctccgtcctcgCCCCCGCCAAGCCC AAAGTTTTCCCATCCCTCACTAAGATTGTTGGGACGCTTGGGCCCAACTCGCACTCAGTCGAAGTGATTGAAGAATGTCTCACTGCTGGGATGTCAG TTGCGCGGTTTGATTTCTCCTGGAAGGATGCTACTTATCATCAGGAGACCCTCGACAATCTGAGGAAAGCGGCACAGAATGTGAAGAAGTTATGTCCT ATAATGCTGGATACAGTGGGTCCAGAAATTCAGGTTCACAATTCAACTGGTGGAGCAATCGAGTTGATAGGGGGGAATCATGTCACAATAACACCAGATCTTTCTAAAGCTCCTTCGGCTGATATCCTACCAATTAAATTTGGCGATCTTGCAAAA GTTGTGAAGAAGGGTGATACTCTTTTCATTGGTCAATATCTTTTCACAGGAAGTGAAACAACATCTCTATGGCTTGAA GTTACGGAGACTTCTGGTGCAGAAGTGATTTGTTACGTGAAGAACACAGCTACACTGTCAGGGCCCATTTTCACTCTGCATGTTTCACAAGTACATATCAGTATGCCCACTTTGAGTGAATATGATAAACAG GTCATATCAACGTGGGGGCTGCAAAACAGTGTTGATATTATATCGCTTTCCCATACCCGCTCTTCTGAAGATGTCAGGGAG CTTAGAGCCTTTTTAAAATCTCATGATCTTCAAGACACACAGATATATGCGAAGGTTGAAAATGCTGAG GGTTTGGAGCATTTTGATGAAATTCTCCAAGAGGCGGATGGTATCATCATATCGCGAGGAGACCTGGGAATTGACCTCCCACCAGAGAGG GTGTTCATGTCCCAAAAGACTGGTATTCATAAATGCAACATGGCCGGCAAACCTGTGATCATTACTAGAGTTGTGGACAGCATGATTGACAATCTGCGCCCTACTCGCGCAGAAGCTACTGATGTTGCAAATGCTGTCCTAGATG GAACTGATGGCATTTTGCTCGGTGCGGAGACACTTCGAGGGCAGTATCCTGTTGACGCTGTGCGTACTGTGGGCAGAATATGTGCAGAA GCTGAGACCGTGTATAACCAGTCACTTCACTTCAAGAAAGTAGTGAGGCATGTAGGTGAACCAATGGTCCATGAAGAATCTGTGGCATCATCAGCG GTTCGTTCTGCAATGAAAGTAAAAGCTGCTGCAATTGTTGTGTTCACCTTCTCGGGGAGAGCTGCTAG GTTAATTGCTAAATACAGGGCCCCAATGCCAGTTTTAGCAGTTGTGTTCCCGCGTGAGGGCTCTGATCCATCGAAGTGGCGTTCTTATGGCACGACACAG GCGAGGCAATGTTTTTCTGTGAGAGGTGTCTACCCTTTGATGGGGAGTACTGACGAG GCTGAAACTGGTGGGCTCACCAAGGAAGAATACGGGATAAAACTTGCACTGAACTATGGCCGGTCAGTAGGCATAATAAAGCCATACGACAGGGTGATTATTTTTGAAAAGATCGGTGATTCCTCTGTTGTCAAGATCATCGAGTGCGACGATTCTGAAAGATGA
- the LOC119295363 gene encoding uncharacterized protein LOC119295363 yields the protein MSAASGYVAVPRCPVIFDGTNYTEFTGFMRIHMRGIRLWGVLSGEVCCPPRPVPPVAPTPPTPSVLPTDANQAAKDAARVADEVADRAYDERVLAYEEALQLYHGALSAYTQWLDDDARAAAVLTASVLPQFASEFLGLSTVFEMWTRLRERYQPSGDALYLFVIRQEHALQQGDSTVDDFYAQSSAIWRQLDSLRSAGCRTCPCCQAVQANLEFHRVYEFLSRLRKEFEPRRAQLFARGRISLMEALSEIRAEETRLRGAGLLEVPSVLATRAPPPPAPSTTSRSSAPPLLPTPSGGSGRPRPHCAYCNNDGHLESQCYTKKKHLRKARSSSSGTSSSTSTASPIALTKQDILRLKRLLAASGSSSTGTAGSVTDASRTEQSPSTQSGPSHAHSGWGWPSPP from the exons ATGTCTGCTGCATCGGGTTATGTTGCTGTTCCTCGCTGTCCGGTgatctttgatggtactaactacaccgagttcactggcttcatgcgcattcacatgcgtggcatccgtctttggggtgttctttctggcgaggtTTGTTGTCCGCCACGTCCAGTTCCTCCGGTGGCCCCTACCCCGCCAACTCCATCGGTTCTTCCTACGGATGCTAATCAGGCTGCCAAGGATGCGGCTAGGGTTGCTGATGAGGTTGCTGATCGTGCTTATGATGAGAGGGTTTTGGCTTATGAGGAGGCTCTTCAGTTGTATCATGGTGCTCTGTCTGCTTACACCCAGTGGcttgatgatgatgctcgtgctgcaGCTGTTCTCACTGCTAGTGTTCTGCCTCAGTTTGCTTCTGAATTTCTGGGTCTTTCTACTGTCTTTGAGATGTGGACCCGTCTTCGtgagcgctatcagccctctggtgatgccttaTACCTCTTTGTGATCCgccaggagcatgctcttcagcagggtgactctactgttgatgacttctatgcacagagttctgctatctGGCGTCAGCTTGATTCTCTCCGTAGTGCTGGGTGTCGTACCTGCCCCTGTTGCCAGGCTGTCCAGGCCAATTTGGAGTTTCATCGCGTCTATGAGTTCTTGTCTCGGCTTCGTAAGGAGTTTGAGCCCCGgcgtgctcagttgtttgctcgtggcCGTATTTCTCTCATGGAGGCGCTTTCTGAGATTCGTGCAGAGGAGACTCGCTTACGTGGTGCTGGTTTGCTGGAGGTTCCCTCTGTGCTTGCTACTCGTGCTCCTCCGCCACCTGCTCCATCGACCACTTCTCGCTCGAGTGCTCCGCCGCTCTTGCCCACTCCTTCTGGAGGCTCCGGTCGCCCCCGTCCACACTGCGCCTATTGCAACAATGATGGTCATCTTGAGTCTCAGTGCTACACGAAGAAGAAACACCTGCGCAAGGCTCGATCATCATCTTCAGGGACTTCGTCGTCTACCTCGACAGCTTCACCCATTGCTTTGACTAAGCAGGATATTCTGAGACTTAAGCGTCTGCTCGCGGCTTCAGGTTCTTCCTCGACGGGTACTGCCGGTTCTGTGACTGATGCTTCCCGCACTGAGCAATCaccctctacacagtcag GACCGTCACACGCACACTctggttggggctggccctcgccgccgtga
- the LOC119295364 gene encoding NAD(P)H-quinone oxidoreductase subunit T, chloroplastic-like, producing the protein MNTTAPQNSSVTSTCAHSSEVLHGCRLMAASTASSSPLTAFLHRHDARSRRRARFVVAASTADAEPSPEATAASSSSTAGPGKKKTVDTRIHWSDPDEGWVGGKANKEGDGRKDEPMGRRFADLINNPSESHYQFLGISPGADIEEIKAAYRRLSKEYHPDTTRLPLKSASEKFIRLREVYKVLSKEESRRFYDWTLAQEAESRRLQQLRSRLEDPYELDLQNYEPVPDTVDRLGGKNMELSDQAMTALTFDIGIIIFSICCIIYALFFKEQY; encoded by the exons ATGAACACAACCGCACCTCAGAACTCCTCTGTAACCTCTACCTGTGCTCATTCCTCGGAAGTACTGCACGGCTGCCGCCTCATGGCGGCATCCACAGCGTCGTCTAGCCCCTTGACGGCCTTCCTCCATCGGCACGACGCACGCAGCCGACGCCGCGCAAGGTTCGTCGTCGCGGCGAGCACGGCGGACGCCGAGCCGTCCCCAGAGGCTACAGCGGCGTCGTCCTCGTCAACGGCAGGGCCAGGGAAGAAGAAGACGGTGGACACAAGGATCCACTGGTCTGACCCAGACGAAGGGTGGGTGGGAGGAAAGGCGAACAAGGAAGGCGACGGCCGCAAGGACGAGCCGATGGGGCGACGATTCGCCGACCTCATCAACAACCCGTCCGAGTCACACTACCA GTTCCTAGGAATATCGCCTGGTGCAGACATAGAGGAGATCAAGGCGGCGTACCGGCGGCTGTCCAAGGAGTACCACCCGGACACGACAAGGCTGCCGCTCAAGTCGGCCTCGGAGAAGTTCATCCGGCTCCGGGAGGTGTACAAGGTGCTGAGCAAGGAGGAGAGCCGCCGCTTCTACGACTGGACGCTGGCGCAGGAGGCCGAGAGCCGCCGGCTGCAGCAGCTCAGGTCACGCCTCGAGGACCCCTACGAGCTCGACCTCCAGAACTACGAGCCCGTGCCCGACACGGTGGATCGCCTTGGCGGGAAGAACATGGAGCTCAGCGACCAGGCCATGACCGCCCTCACGTTCGAcatcggcatcatcatcttcagcaTCTGCTGCATCATCTACGCCCTCTTCTTCAAGGAGCAATACTGA